From Diadema setosum chromosome 5, eeDiaSeto1, whole genome shotgun sequence, the proteins below share one genomic window:
- the LOC140228352 gene encoding S-crystallin SL11-like, translated as MPTYKLLYFNARGRAENARMMFTLAGVEFEDYRFKEGEWPTIKADTARFPLGQSPSLIVDGKPIIQSRAINRFVARELGFYGANNQEATKIDMVCETLDDISNKMIPIHYEKDEEKKAKDKENLRDNVLKQMLAFLNKIIKNSGGSFFVGSKTSLADISLYNSMEYVKDMFPDMPLADVCPDIAYFLTSFENIPAVAQYLKSRPQTPF; from the exons ATGCCTACCTACAAGCTGTTGTATTTCAACGCCCGAGGTCGGGCGGAGAACGCCAGGATGATGTTCACGCTGGCCGGGGTGGAGTTCGAGGATTACCGCTTCAAGGAAGGGGAATGGCCTACCATTAAGGCTGACACTGCAC GGTTCCCCCTCGGCCAATCCCCTTCGCTGATCGTCGATGGGAAACCGATTATCCAGAGTCGCGCCATAAATCGGTTTGTCGCCAGGGAATTAG GTTTCTACGGGGCGAACAACCAAGAAGCCACCAAGATTGATATGGTTTGTGAAACTCTCGATGACATATCCAACAAGATGATCCCAATCCACTACGAGAAGGATGAGGAGAAGAAG GCCAAGGACAAGGAGAACTTACGGGACAACGTGTTGAAGCAGATGTTGGCCTTCCTCAACAAGATCATCAAGAACTCGGGAGGATCTTTCTTTGTCGGATCGAAG ACGAGTCTGGCAGACATCTCACTGTACAACTCGATGGAATACGTGAAGGACATGTTTCCAGACATGCCCTTAGCCGACGTCTGTCCCGACATCGCCTATTTCCTCACGAGCTTTGAAAATATTCCCGCCGTGGCCCAGTACCTCAAGTCGCGCCCTCAAACGCCGTTCTAG